A single region of the Pseudomonas mandelii genome encodes:
- the qhpC gene encoding quinohemoprotein amine dehydrogenase subunit gamma: MKHLKAINNKALKLDEAAAENRIEEVVAMSSVAGCASTTDPGWEIDAFGGVSSLCQPMEADLYGCSDPCWWPAQVPDMMSTYPDWNKDAQASNDNWRNLGTVFPKDK, from the coding sequence ATGAAACATCTCAAGGCAATCAATAACAAAGCGTTGAAACTGGATGAGGCCGCGGCCGAAAACCGTATCGAAGAAGTGGTGGCGATGAGCTCTGTCGCGGGCTGTGCCTCGACCACTGACCCGGGTTGGGAAATCGATGCGTTTGGCGGGGTGTCGTCGCTGTGCCAGCCGATGGAAGCCGACCTGTATGGCTGCTCCGACCCTTGCTGGTGGCCGGCCCAGGTGCCCGACATGATGAGCACCTACCCGGACTGGAACAAGGATGCCCAGGCGTCCAACGACAACTGGCGCAACCTCGGCACTGTCTTCCCGAAAGACAAGTGA
- the peaB gene encoding quinohemoprotein amine dehydrogenase maturation protein: protein MGAILNLVERNLHEVHVDADRMLFHIPSSSLFASDELTGTIIDTLRGPGCSSEDLIQRLASRFNGEEITETLRELMSLELVSDGSPLTPDIGTKRVERTAINTVVLNVNTGCNLSCTYCYKEDLDKPSAGKKMDVETAVASVEMLLRESPDEERFTVVFFGGEPLSNRKLIEYMVDYCEKRFREAGKFVEFVMTTNATLLTEETVDYLNAHRFGLSVSIDGPKTVHDRNRITVGGQGTYDVVRRKAEMLLSRYNSRPVGARVTLTTGVTDVETIWDHLFNELGFAEVGFAPVTSGDISTFNLSSDELIEVFASMKRLGRRYLEAALEHRNIGFSNLHQLITDIHEGHKKALPCGAGLKMLAVDHKGELNLCHRFTGSSLPTFGNVHSGVKQVELNDFLSQRLDRTNTGCEDCQIRNLCSGGCYHESYARYGDPTHPTYHYCELMRDWVDFGIEVYTRIMAHNPAFISSYITPRKAH, encoded by the coding sequence ATGGGCGCTATTTTGAATCTGGTCGAACGGAACCTGCACGAAGTGCACGTCGATGCCGACCGCATGCTGTTCCACATCCCCAGCAGTTCGCTGTTCGCCAGCGATGAGCTGACGGGCACCATCATCGATACCTTGCGCGGTCCCGGCTGTTCGTCGGAGGACCTGATCCAGCGCCTGGCATCGCGTTTCAACGGCGAGGAAATCACTGAGACCCTGCGCGAGCTGATGTCCCTGGAACTGGTCAGCGACGGCTCGCCGCTGACCCCGGACATCGGCACCAAACGGGTCGAGCGCACGGCGATCAATACCGTGGTGCTCAACGTCAACACCGGCTGCAATCTGAGCTGCACCTACTGCTACAAGGAAGACCTCGACAAGCCCTCGGCCGGCAAGAAAATGGACGTCGAAACAGCCGTCGCGTCGGTGGAAATGCTGCTGCGCGAATCGCCGGATGAAGAGCGCTTCACTGTGGTGTTTTTCGGTGGCGAGCCGCTGAGTAATCGCAAGCTGATCGAGTACATGGTCGACTATTGCGAGAAGCGCTTCCGCGAGGCGGGCAAGTTCGTCGAGTTCGTCATGACCACCAACGCGACGCTGCTCACTGAAGAGACCGTGGACTACCTGAATGCCCACCGTTTTGGCCTGTCAGTCAGTATCGACGGACCGAAAACCGTGCACGACCGCAACCGAATCACCGTGGGCGGGCAGGGCACTTACGACGTGGTACGGCGCAAGGCCGAGATGCTGCTGTCGCGCTACAACAGTCGTCCGGTGGGTGCCCGGGTCACGTTGACCACCGGCGTCACCGATGTCGAAACCATCTGGGACCACCTGTTCAACGAACTGGGTTTTGCCGAGGTCGGCTTCGCCCCGGTGACCTCCGGCGACATCAGCACCTTCAACCTGTCCAGCGACGAGCTGATCGAAGTCTTCGCCAGCATGAAGAGACTTGGTCGGCGTTACCTGGAAGCGGCTCTGGAACACCGCAACATCGGTTTCTCCAATCTGCACCAGCTGATCACCGACATCCACGAAGGTCACAAAAAAGCCCTGCCTTGCGGCGCGGGCCTGAAGATGCTGGCAGTGGATCACAAGGGCGAACTGAACCTGTGTCATCGCTTTACCGGGTCGAGCCTGCCGACCTTCGGCAACGTCCACAGCGGTGTGAAACAGGTGGAGTTGAATGACTTCCTGTCCCAGCGCCTGGACCGTACCAACACCGGCTGCGAAGACTGCCAGATCCGCAACCTGTGCTCCGGCGGCTGCTACCACGAGAGTTACGCCCGGTACGGCGACCCGACCCACCCGACCTATCACTACTGCGAACTGATGCGTGACTGGGTCGACTTCGGCATCGAGGTCTACACCCGGATCATGGCCCACAACCCTGCGTTTATCAGCAGCTACATCACTCCGCGCAAGGCTCACTGA